A window of Christiangramia forsetii KT0803 contains these coding sequences:
- a CDS encoding cation:proton antiporter yields the protein MEIPILQDIVIILGLSIVIILVFQKLKLPAILGFLIAGIIAGPHAFNLISSQHEVELLSEIGIIFLLFVIGIELSLKGLAAIKKIIFIGGSLQVGGTIAITAAISYFIGLPLNTSIFLGFLFSLSSTAIVLKLLQEKGEISTPHGKIGLGILIFQDIIVVPMMLFTPLLAGETPNIVSTIIIMVLKILLVLMIVYILARFVVPKVFGWVVKTKNKELFILTVVVFCFSVAWLTSTVGLSLALGAFFAGLIISESDYSHQATANVLPFREIFISFFFISVGTLLNLEFFFNNLLNIFLLVIGVIFLKMLVVGLTVLILKYPVRTIFLSLFSLFQVGEFALLLSGVGKDNGIIPENIYQYFLAISIITIGVTPFLIASAPRITYAILKAPIPASVRKRLENIKRSTKAEEEFSEENLHDHLVLIGYGINGSNISKAAKKAEIPYVIIDANPESFEKAKENKEPIIFGDATNDTILKHAHVQEARVIVIAISDPGATKKMLMSIRQFTQTATIIVRTKYVKEMEDVIRLGADEVIPEEFETSIEIFTRVLKKYLVPFDEIQEFINQIRSSDYEMLTSMKKSPHSPALQHLNIPNREIVTLKVKKDNHQIVGKTIEDSGIGKNYRVTLLAIQRDRRYLTEISPETIIHQGDLLYLFGHPNNINHLNNLLSF from the coding sequence ATGGAAATACCTATTCTACAGGACATAGTTATTATTTTAGGATTATCTATAGTTATCATTTTAGTTTTTCAAAAATTAAAACTGCCGGCGATTCTGGGCTTCCTCATCGCAGGAATAATTGCAGGTCCTCATGCTTTTAATTTAATAAGCTCCCAACATGAAGTGGAATTACTTTCTGAAATTGGAATTATCTTTTTACTCTTTGTTATTGGAATAGAATTATCACTAAAAGGGCTGGCCGCCATAAAAAAAATCATCTTCATTGGTGGTAGTTTGCAAGTAGGTGGCACCATTGCAATTACCGCGGCCATCTCCTATTTTATAGGTTTACCTTTAAATACTTCCATATTTCTTGGTTTCCTTTTTAGCTTAAGTAGTACAGCAATTGTTTTAAAATTACTTCAGGAGAAAGGTGAAATTTCCACACCTCATGGTAAAATAGGCCTTGGAATATTGATATTTCAGGATATTATCGTAGTGCCTATGATGTTGTTTACTCCGCTTCTTGCAGGAGAAACTCCTAATATAGTATCTACGATCATCATCATGGTATTAAAGATATTACTCGTGCTTATGATTGTTTATATTCTTGCTCGGTTTGTGGTACCAAAGGTTTTCGGCTGGGTTGTAAAAACAAAAAATAAGGAGTTATTCATTCTAACGGTGGTAGTATTTTGTTTTAGTGTTGCCTGGCTTACCTCCACCGTTGGATTATCATTGGCTCTAGGCGCTTTTTTCGCCGGACTTATTATTTCTGAATCAGACTATAGCCATCAGGCAACTGCAAACGTGCTGCCGTTTAGGGAAATTTTTATCAGTTTCTTCTTTATCTCTGTAGGAACCCTGCTGAACCTGGAGTTTTTCTTTAACAATTTATTGAATATCTTCCTGCTGGTAATTGGAGTGATCTTCTTAAAAATGCTGGTAGTTGGTCTCACGGTTCTAATTTTAAAATATCCCGTACGGACTATTTTTCTATCCTTATTCAGTCTTTTTCAGGTTGGAGAATTTGCGTTGTTACTTTCAGGAGTAGGAAAAGACAATGGCATTATTCCTGAAAATATTTATCAGTACTTCCTGGCGATATCAATTATAACGATTGGTGTTACGCCATTTTTAATTGCTTCAGCTCCAAGAATTACCTATGCAATTCTTAAAGCTCCCATTCCTGCTTCCGTTAGAAAACGTCTTGAAAACATCAAGCGAAGTACTAAAGCTGAAGAGGAGTTTTCAGAAGAAAACCTACATGATCATTTGGTTCTTATAGGTTATGGTATTAACGGTTCTAATATCTCAAAAGCGGCGAAAAAGGCCGAAATCCCTTACGTAATCATTGATGCTAATCCAGAATCTTTTGAGAAAGCAAAAGAAAATAAGGAGCCCATTATTTTTGGAGATGCTACCAACGATACCATCTTAAAGCATGCACATGTTCAGGAAGCAAGGGTTATCGTAATTGCAATTTCAGATCCCGGAGCGACAAAAAAAATGCTGATGAGTATTAGACAGTTTACCCAAACTGCGACAATTATTGTAAGAACAAAGTATGTTAAGGAAATGGAAGATGTAATCCGGCTTGGTGCAGATGAAGTTATTCCGGAAGAATTTGAAACTTCTATTGAAATTTTCACAAGGGTTTTAAAAAAGTACCTGGTTCCATTTGATGAAATTCAGGAATTTATCAACCAGATTCGTTCTTCAGATTATGAGATGCTTACTTCCATGAAGAAGAGTCCGCACTCCCCTGCTCTGCAACATTTAAATATTCCGAATAGAGAGATCGTAACGCTTAAAGTTAAAAAAGACAATCATCAAATTGTAGGTAAAACCATCGAGGATTCGGGCATTGGAAAGAATTATCGGGTCACCTTACTGGCTATTCAACGAGATAGAAGATATCTTACTGAAATCTCTCCTGAGACTATCATTCATCAGGGAGATCTGCTATACTTATTCGGTCATCCAAATAACATTAACCATTTAAATAATCTGCTTTCCTTTTAA
- a CDS encoding AarF/UbiB family protein gives MSNTPDKIKRYYKFIHFMLKYWNSDLFRQTSAAALNDTLEEEDEDHKFDQSPEELVEDLKQMGPTYIKLGQLLSTRPDLLPDNYLKALANLQDNVSPVPFGEIKEIIEKELGTKISRAFNSFDETPLASASIGQVHRAELHSGRPVAVKVQRPGIAKQFMEDLDTLDELTALAVNHLETAKTYAIDEVFAELRRILINELDYNKEAQNLKTLKRNLQQFEHLIIPAPVDDYSSTRVLTMEFVSGKKITSLSPLRQMENDFSELVEELVEAYLQQIINDGFAHADPHPGNIKFTDDNKIALIDLGMVARFSPKLQENLIELLLAISQSNGEKTAHSLLKMSELTEESQKKQFSKTVSDVIMESEHSRAKDLQTGRILIQLNRLALSTHIKLPVEINILGKILLNLDQIVAMLDPEFDLRAAIQRNVHEIMRKKMLSELKPENFFSTLIESKHFIEKMPERMNQISENLANNEFKIKIDAIDEKRVTDGFQKVANRITLGLIIASMIIGASMLMQVPSDFTIFGYPGLAMLFFLLAAVGAIVLSYVIIFRDENLNNKN, from the coding sequence ATGAGCAATACGCCAGATAAGATCAAGAGGTATTATAAATTCATTCATTTTATGCTTAAATACTGGAACAGCGATTTATTTCGCCAAACCAGTGCCGCAGCATTAAATGATACACTCGAAGAAGAGGATGAAGATCATAAATTTGATCAAAGTCCTGAAGAATTGGTAGAAGACCTCAAACAAATGGGACCTACTTATATTAAGCTGGGACAGTTACTTTCTACAAGACCCGATTTGTTACCAGATAATTACCTGAAAGCCCTGGCCAATCTTCAAGACAATGTTTCTCCGGTTCCTTTCGGGGAAATAAAGGAAATCATTGAGAAAGAACTTGGCACTAAAATTTCAAGGGCATTTAATTCTTTTGATGAAACACCTCTGGCGAGCGCTTCTATTGGACAGGTGCATCGCGCTGAATTGCACTCTGGCAGACCTGTAGCCGTAAAAGTTCAAAGGCCGGGTATTGCTAAGCAATTCATGGAAGATCTGGATACGCTTGATGAACTTACTGCTTTAGCTGTAAACCATCTGGAAACTGCAAAAACTTATGCTATTGATGAAGTTTTTGCGGAATTAAGGCGGATTTTAATCAATGAACTGGACTACAATAAAGAGGCGCAAAACCTAAAAACTTTAAAAAGAAATCTTCAGCAATTCGAACATTTAATTATTCCGGCTCCGGTAGATGATTACAGTTCTACCAGAGTTTTAACTATGGAATTTGTAAGCGGAAAGAAGATCACATCTCTTTCCCCATTACGCCAAATGGAAAATGATTTTTCTGAATTAGTTGAAGAACTCGTAGAAGCTTATTTACAGCAAATCATCAACGATGGCTTTGCTCATGCAGATCCACATCCCGGAAATATCAAATTTACCGATGATAATAAGATCGCTCTTATAGACCTCGGGATGGTCGCCAGGTTCAGTCCTAAACTTCAGGAAAATCTTATTGAACTTCTATTAGCTATTAGTCAGAGCAACGGGGAGAAGACGGCTCATTCCCTTCTAAAAATGAGCGAACTAACAGAAGAATCTCAAAAGAAACAATTTTCAAAAACGGTGAGCGATGTGATCATGGAAAGTGAGCACAGCCGGGCTAAAGATCTTCAAACAGGAAGAATTTTAATTCAACTAAACCGGCTAGCACTTAGTACCCACATTAAACTTCCGGTTGAAATTAATATCCTCGGAAAAATCCTATTAAATCTTGACCAGATCGTGGCGATGCTGGATCCGGAATTTGATCTGCGTGCAGCTATTCAACGTAATGTGCATGAGATTATGCGTAAGAAAATGCTCAGCGAGTTAAAACCTGAGAATTTCTTTAGTACGCTTATTGAATCCAAGCATTTTATTGAAAAGATGCCAGAAAGAATGAATCAAATTTCAGAGAATCTGGCGAACAATGAATTCAAAATAAAGATCGATGCTATTGACGAGAAAAGAGTTACCGATGGTTTTCAGAAAGTAGCAAACCGTATTACGCTAGGGCTTATTATAGCTTCCATGATCATTGGAGCCTCCATGCTTATGCAGGTGCCATCAGACTTTACGATCTTTGGCTATCCCGGCCTGGCCATGTTATTTTTCCTATTGGCTGCCGTGGGTGCAATAGTGCTTAGCTATGTGATCATATTTCGTGACGAAAACTTAAATAATAAGAACTAA
- a CDS encoding S10 family peptidase yields the protein MRKLYLLLLLLSISIIEVQAQKVEIPVDTAVTTQHSVNINGKSIDYTAETGMMPLWNNDGNPIASLYYTYYTKKGVKNTENRPLVISFNGGPGSASVWMHIAYTGPRVLKIDDEGFPIQPYGIKENPHSILDVADIVYVNPVNTGYSRPIPDAEGKVDREKFFGVQADIEYLAEWLNTFVTRKNRWLSPKYLIGESYGTTRVSGLALELQNSQWMYLNGVILVSPTEIGLDREGPVEIANRLPYFAAAAWYHKALPLELQNKDLDELLPEVENYAINELLPVLVKGGFNENSKRQEVAEKMAYYSGIKKEVILQNNLEVPFRYFWKELLREKEGYTVGRLDSRYRGLDSKDAGNNPDYNAELTSWLHSFTPAINYYLREELNFKTDLKYYMFGPVHPWDRSGNNSGENLRQAMAQNANLDVLIQSGYFDGATTYFNAKYSMWQLDPSGKMKDRLSFKGYRSGHMMYLRNDDLKKANDDLREFIQNSLPGENPAKY from the coding sequence ATGAGAAAACTTTACTTATTACTACTTCTTTTATCTATTTCCATAATTGAAGTTCAAGCACAAAAGGTTGAAATTCCGGTAGACACAGCCGTAACCACACAGCATTCAGTAAACATTAATGGCAAATCTATAGATTATACAGCCGAAACCGGGATGATGCCACTTTGGAACAATGATGGAAACCCTATAGCCAGTCTTTACTATACTTACTACACCAAAAAAGGTGTGAAAAATACCGAAAATCGTCCTTTAGTGATCTCCTTTAATGGCGGTCCAGGATCTGCTTCCGTTTGGATGCACATTGCTTATACGGGTCCTCGTGTTTTAAAAATAGATGATGAGGGATTCCCAATTCAGCCATATGGAATTAAGGAAAATCCACATTCCATTCTTGACGTGGCAGATATTGTCTATGTAAACCCTGTGAATACTGGCTATTCCAGACCTATTCCTGATGCTGAAGGAAAAGTTGACAGAGAAAAATTCTTTGGGGTGCAGGCTGATATTGAATATTTGGCAGAATGGCTAAACACTTTTGTTACTCGAAAAAACAGATGGTTATCGCCAAAATATCTTATTGGAGAAAGTTACGGTACTACCAGAGTTTCAGGTCTGGCACTGGAATTACAAAACAGCCAGTGGATGTATTTAAATGGAGTGATCCTGGTTTCTCCTACCGAGATTGGCCTGGATCGTGAAGGACCGGTAGAAATTGCCAACCGACTTCCTTATTTCGCCGCAGCTGCATGGTACCATAAAGCGCTACCTTTAGAATTGCAAAACAAAGATCTTGATGAATTATTGCCAGAAGTGGAGAATTATGCGATCAATGAATTACTACCTGTTTTAGTAAAAGGAGGTTTTAATGAGAATTCTAAAAGACAGGAAGTCGCTGAGAAAATGGCCTATTATTCAGGGATAAAGAAAGAGGTGATCCTTCAGAATAATCTGGAAGTACCTTTTAGATATTTCTGGAAAGAGCTATTAAGGGAAAAAGAAGGTTATACTGTAGGCCGTCTGGACTCCCGATATCGCGGACTTGATTCTAAAGATGCCGGTAATAATCCAGATTACAACGCTGAACTAACTTCCTGGTTGCATTCGTTCACTCCGGCCATCAATTATTACCTAAGAGAAGAATTAAACTTTAAGACCGATCTTAAATACTATATGTTCGGTCCTGTTCATCCATGGGATAGAAGTGGAAATAATAGCGGCGAAAACTTAAGACAGGCAATGGCTCAAAATGCAAACCTGGACGTCTTAATTCAGTCTGGTTATTTTGATGGTGCTACCACATATTTCAATGCGAAATACTCTATGTGGCAGCTTGATCCTAGTGGGAAAATGAAAGACCGCCTTAGCTTTAAAGGTTACCGCAGCGGCCATATGATGTATCTTAGAAATGATGATCTTAAAAAAGCGAATGACGATCTAAGAGAATTTATTCAGAATAGCTTACCGGGAGAAAATCCTGCTAAATATTAG
- the thrC gene encoding threonine synthase → MNYFSLNNREHTSNFENAVVRGLAPDKGLYFPDKIKKLPASFFQNIGNLDRTEISFEAIKAYVGDEIPDSALIDIINETVDFEFPIVDVKKNIGSLELFHGPTLAFKDVGARFMAGSLGYFIKKGNLGKITVLVATSGDTGGAVANGFLGIEGIDVVILYPKAKVSEIQEKQLTTLGQNITALEVDGNFDDCQAMVKKAFLDSEITDHRKLTSANSINVARWLPQMFYYFFAYKQLKEIDKKLVFSVPSGNFGNICAGLLAREMGLPIDHFVASNNANDTVTNYLETEEYNPKPSVQTISNAMDVGDPSNFVRVLKLFKDKHANLKEHFSAYSFDDEKTKQAIKEVYSETKYVMDPHGAVGYLGLKKFLESNPEYHGTFLETAHPVKFLETVEAAIKKKVEIPDSIKGLMDKQKKSLQISNYDELKNYLLQ, encoded by the coding sequence ATGAACTATTTCAGCTTAAATAACAGGGAGCATACCAGTAATTTTGAAAATGCCGTGGTTCGCGGATTGGCTCCGGACAAGGGACTTTATTTCCCGGATAAGATTAAAAAACTTCCTGCCTCTTTTTTTCAAAATATTGGAAATCTGGATAGAACTGAGATTTCCTTTGAAGCAATTAAAGCATACGTAGGTGATGAAATTCCAGATTCAGCGTTAATAGATATTATTAACGAAACGGTAGATTTTGAATTTCCGATTGTTGATGTAAAAAAGAATATTGGAAGCCTGGAACTTTTTCATGGACCTACCCTTGCATTTAAAGACGTAGGAGCCAGGTTTATGGCGGGTAGTTTAGGGTATTTTATCAAAAAAGGGAACCTGGGAAAAATCACTGTTTTGGTGGCTACTTCAGGAGATACCGGTGGAGCAGTAGCTAACGGATTTCTTGGTATTGAAGGAATAGATGTGGTCATACTGTACCCAAAAGCTAAGGTGAGTGAAATTCAGGAAAAACAGCTTACAACTTTAGGTCAAAATATTACGGCTCTGGAAGTTGATGGTAATTTTGATGATTGCCAGGCGATGGTAAAAAAAGCTTTTCTTGATTCTGAAATTACAGATCATAGAAAACTTACCTCGGCGAATTCTATTAATGTGGCGAGATGGCTACCGCAAATGTTCTATTACTTTTTTGCTTATAAACAGTTGAAGGAAATAGACAAAAAATTAGTGTTTTCGGTTCCAAGCGGGAATTTCGGTAATATCTGTGCTGGCTTGCTAGCTCGGGAGATGGGATTACCCATAGATCATTTTGTCGCTTCAAACAACGCCAATGATACCGTTACCAATTATCTGGAAACTGAAGAGTATAATCCGAAACCTAGTGTGCAAACTATCTCCAATGCTATGGATGTAGGAGATCCTAGTAACTTTGTTAGAGTTCTTAAATTATTTAAGGACAAACATGCTAATCTAAAAGAACATTTTTCGGCATATAGTTTTGATGATGAGAAAACGAAACAAGCTATTAAAGAGGTGTATTCAGAAACAAAGTATGTGATGGATCCTCATGGTGCGGTTGGTTATCTTGGATTGAAAAAATTCCTGGAAAGTAATCCTGAATATCACGGTACTTTCCTTGAGACTGCACATCCGGTGAAGTTTTTAGAAACTGTAGAAGCTGCCATTAAGAAAAAGGTAGAGATTCCAGATTCTATTAAAGGCTTAATGGATAAACAAAAAAAATCCCTTCAAATCAGCAATTATGATGAGCTGAAAAATTATCTTCTACAATAG
- a CDS encoding homoserine kinase has product MEELKIFAPATVANLSCGFDVLGCCLDSVGDEMLIKKNDLNEVRITKITGQDLPLETNLNVAGVAVKALLKKLDSNQGFDIEISKRIKPGSGIGSSAASSAGAVFAVNKLLEEPYKVKELIPFAMQGELLASGNAHADNVAPALLGGFSLVRSYCPLEVLSLPVPPDLRVVVLHPMIEIKTKDSRSIIKQNVSLKSAINQWGNLGALVSALYTEDYELLGRSLQDEIVEPVRSILIPYFQELDKLVAENGALGFGISGSGPSVYALCKGDENAQKVKNAIEVFYSDKNIDFDLHLSSINKQGVKIL; this is encoded by the coding sequence ATGGAAGAATTAAAAATTTTTGCACCGGCTACGGTAGCTAATCTCTCCTGCGGTTTTGATGTTTTAGGTTGTTGCCTGGATTCTGTAGGCGATGAAATGCTTATTAAAAAGAATGATCTTAATGAGGTTCGCATAACAAAGATTACCGGTCAGGATTTGCCATTGGAAACAAATCTAAATGTAGCTGGAGTTGCCGTAAAAGCACTGCTTAAGAAACTGGATTCAAATCAGGGATTTGATATTGAAATTTCAAAAAGGATCAAACCCGGAAGTGGTATAGGCAGTAGCGCTGCAAGTTCTGCCGGAGCTGTTTTCGCTGTAAATAAGTTGCTGGAAGAACCTTATAAAGTCAAAGAACTTATTCCTTTTGCCATGCAGGGAGAACTGCTTGCCAGTGGTAACGCTCATGCAGATAATGTCGCACCGGCATTGTTAGGGGGATTCAGTCTTGTAAGAAGTTATTGTCCTTTAGAAGTTTTGAGCCTGCCTGTACCTCCAGATTTGAGAGTGGTGGTGCTACATCCTATGATAGAAATCAAAACAAAAGATTCACGATCTATTATCAAACAAAACGTAAGTCTGAAATCTGCGATTAATCAATGGGGCAATCTGGGCGCTTTGGTTAGCGCACTTTATACCGAAGATTATGAATTGCTGGGAAGAAGTCTTCAGGATGAAATTGTAGAACCGGTACGATCTATTTTAATACCTTATTTTCAGGAGCTTGATAAACTGGTAGCTGAAAATGGAGCTTTGGGATTCGGAATTTCAGGTTCTGGTCCTTCAGTATATGCATTGTGTAAAGGAGATGAGAATGCCCAAAAAGTAAAAAATGCTATTGAAGTATTCTATTCCGATAAAAACATAGATTTTGACCTGCATTTATCATCGATCAATAAACAAGGAGTGAAAATATTATGA